In Trichocoleus desertorum NBK24, the following are encoded in one genomic region:
- a CDS encoding polysaccharide lyase gives MSQLHKSEQLAQRLHRQLTFLRLLQRPAALGTVSALLVLSGCALLDPVKVDSSPVPIDIAQTSPQIAQNFSNLLWSSRFDEGDWQQHWGTRKQKDWGLENIEVISDPTGKFSKVLRVKYPARSASPTVARKYRAPLGGAQFLADLNLAPRDTLRLSYSVRFSDNFDYIRGGKLPGLFGGDSKSGGDTPDGTDGFSTRFMWRKNGAGELYAYLPTSDKYGTSIGRGKWRFKPGVWHRLEQEVVLNQPGRKDGQVRVWLDGKQVLNQEGLTFRSTDKLKIDGIFFSTFFGGNDPSWATRKDVYVDFADFAVAAVN, from the coding sequence TTGTCTCAGCTTCACAAATCAGAGCAGCTAGCTCAGCGACTACACCGACAATTGACGTTTTTACGACTTCTCCAGCGACCCGCCGCCCTCGGTACTGTTTCAGCCCTCTTGGTGCTGAGCGGCTGTGCCCTCCTCGATCCGGTAAAAGTAGATTCCTCCCCTGTTCCAATCGATATTGCTCAAACTAGTCCTCAAATTGCCCAAAACTTTAGCAATCTTCTTTGGTCTAGTCGCTTTGACGAAGGCGACTGGCAGCAGCATTGGGGCACTCGTAAACAAAAGGATTGGGGACTCGAAAACATTGAAGTTATTTCAGACCCGACCGGAAAGTTTAGTAAAGTGCTGCGTGTCAAATATCCAGCTCGTTCCGCTAGCCCTACCGTTGCTCGCAAGTACCGTGCCCCTTTGGGTGGTGCTCAGTTTCTCGCGGATCTTAACTTGGCTCCTAGAGATACATTACGACTCAGCTACTCCGTCCGGTTCTCAGACAATTTTGATTACATCCGGGGAGGGAAACTTCCAGGCTTGTTTGGCGGTGACAGCAAGAGTGGCGGGGATACTCCCGACGGCACGGATGGTTTTTCCACTCGCTTCATGTGGCGCAAAAATGGTGCAGGAGAACTGTACGCCTACCTCCCCACCAGCGACAAATATGGCACCTCCATTGGGCGCGGCAAATGGCGCTTTAAGCCGGGAGTTTGGCATCGCCTAGAGCAAGAAGTTGTACTCAACCAACCGGGTCGTAAAGATGGACAAGTCCGCGTGTGGCTCGATGGCAAACAAGTACTCAATCAAGAAGGACTCACCTTCCGCTCCACCGACAAACTTAAGATAGACGGCATCTTCTTCTCCACCTTCTTTGGCGGCAACGACCCCTCCTGGGCCACACGCAAAGACGTATACGTAGACTTCGCTGACTTTGCCGTTGCAGCAGTAAACTAG
- a CDS encoding cysteine hydrolase family protein yields the protein MHHPSLRSLGVPPNAWYVDAAIADLTRPPLDPQPITLATAPKTLRLDLAKAAILVIDMQNDFCHPDGWLASIGVDVSPARQPIAPLQGLLPVLRNAQVPVIWLNWGNRPDLMNISPATRHVYNPTGDGIGLGDRLPNGAPVLMKDSWAAAVVDELEAKPEDIAVDKYRMSGFWDTPLDSILRNLSRTTLFFAGVNADQCVMATLQDANFLGYDCILLQDCTATTSPEFCWQATLYNVKQCFGFVSNSHALIDGIKTISS from the coding sequence ATGCATCATCCATCGTTGCGATCGCTCGGAGTCCCACCTAATGCTTGGTATGTAGACGCGGCGATCGCTGACCTCACCCGTCCCCCGCTTGATCCCCAACCGATTACGCTGGCCACTGCCCCCAAAACTTTACGCTTAGACCTAGCTAAAGCGGCAATTTTGGTGATCGACATGCAAAATGATTTTTGTCACCCTGATGGCTGGCTGGCTTCTATTGGCGTGGATGTCAGCCCAGCGCGACAGCCGATCGCCCCGCTGCAAGGGTTGCTGCCTGTTTTACGCAACGCTCAGGTTCCAGTGATTTGGCTAAACTGGGGCAATCGACCCGACTTGATGAACATTAGTCCTGCCACCCGCCACGTCTACAACCCCACGGGTGATGGAATCGGCTTGGGCGATCGCCTGCCCAACGGTGCCCCAGTGCTGATGAAAGACAGTTGGGCTGCCGCCGTAGTGGATGAACTAGAAGCCAAACCAGAAGATATTGCTGTTGATAAATACCGCATGAGTGGCTTCTGGGATACTCCGCTCGATAGTATCCTGCGAAATCTGAGTCGAACTACTCTGTTCTTTGCAGGAGTCAATGCCGACCAATGCGTCATGGCAACGCTGCAAGATGCCAACTTTCTAGGTTATGACTGCATCTTGCTACAAGACTGTACGGCCACTACCTCTCCCGAATTCTGTTGGCAAGCCACCCTCTACAACGTCAAGCAATGCTTCGGGTTTGTCAGTAACTCTCACGCCTTGATTGATGGCATTAAAACGATTAGCAGCTAG
- a CDS encoding glycosyltransferase: MKSTASAPKTLSAQLNLLAFLFFPVLGLTGLYVLQNPGNLAIWDVFGLISLGAVGLWRWAWFLFRLVRSRVYLHWVFPRWRRWANKVPVEHLPHVCLLVPTYKEKPWITERVFRAIAREARDMAQPITVLVSSSSDEENASVVEILKSEDPELKTVRLVLMTQKDGKRKAMADGLRELAQLNLPTDTIVALMDGDSELAPGTLRQCLPFFRMFPKMGALTTDELPVVEGSYLFSEWFHLRFAQRHNQMCSDSLSRKVMCLTGRFSLFRAEAALHPTFAMQLENDTLDDWLWGQFKFLSGDDKSTWFWLLQRGYEMLYIPDVIVYSIETISGSFIDRAYQNMRRWYGNMLRNNNRAIALGPHRIGWATWYSLLDQRISIWTSLITPGLLLISFLQGHWVAVGIISSWICFSRPLMLLLIFWGRSSELRPIHFPILLLSQWASAVVKVWTLMNLAKQNWSNRGNQSISAEGSGLERVAKLSTSRFLLGAQAFSFIIFLLWLSGSINPVWDLEGWWLNRQVVAQQMPLEIVEAIDRGIIPNDNQDDSAALQALIARLPQSSQVQINLPIGEIDLFKPVEINRGDIKLKGQGMSRTILQAHFDREAGEAVLSIQPKGEGDRNTKSTAQPVSHTAKAVVDKLRNVELSGFTMRQILPKSAVVSEYAIDSIYLRQVEQATVRNLHLERSGRNPLVLNSTQDVTVEYVAVDGSLNRGEIVMQDAVNTQTKGVTLPTSLS, from the coding sequence ATGAAATCTACTGCATCAGCTCCCAAAACCCTCAGTGCTCAACTTAATTTGTTGGCATTTCTGTTTTTCCCAGTCCTAGGTCTGACGGGTCTCTATGTCTTACAAAACCCTGGCAACCTAGCGATTTGGGATGTGTTTGGTCTCATCAGCTTAGGTGCAGTGGGTCTATGGCGCTGGGCTTGGTTTCTCTTCCGCTTGGTGCGATCGCGGGTTTACCTGCATTGGGTGTTTCCCCGTTGGCGGCGCTGGGCCAATAAGGTTCCGGTCGAGCATTTGCCCCACGTTTGTTTGCTTGTCCCAACTTATAAAGAGAAGCCTTGGATTACAGAGCGGGTGTTTCGGGCGATCGCGCGAGAAGCCAGAGATATGGCACAACCGATCACCGTTCTGGTCAGTAGCAGCAGCGATGAAGAAAATGCCTCGGTTGTAGAAATTCTGAAGTCTGAAGATCCAGAACTCAAAACGGTTCGCCTCGTCTTAATGACGCAGAAGGATGGAAAGCGCAAGGCGATGGCTGACGGCTTGCGAGAACTAGCCCAGCTAAATCTGCCCACAGATACGATTGTCGCCTTGATGGATGGTGACTCAGAACTCGCTCCAGGCACGCTACGCCAGTGTCTACCCTTTTTCCGCATGTTCCCCAAGATGGGAGCCTTAACCACCGACGAGTTGCCAGTAGTCGAAGGCTCTTACCTATTTTCGGAGTGGTTTCACCTACGATTTGCCCAACGCCACAACCAAATGTGCTCAGACTCGCTCTCACGCAAGGTGATGTGCTTGACAGGGCGATTTTCTCTATTTCGAGCCGAGGCGGCGTTGCATCCCACCTTTGCCATGCAGCTCGAAAACGACACCCTAGATGACTGGCTGTGGGGACAATTTAAGTTTCTGTCTGGAGACGATAAGAGCACTTGGTTCTGGCTACTGCAACGCGGCTACGAAATGCTCTACATCCCCGATGTCATTGTTTACTCAATTGAGACGATTTCGGGTTCCTTTATCGATCGCGCCTACCAAAATATGCGTCGCTGGTACGGCAACATGCTACGGAACAACAACCGAGCGATCGCCCTTGGGCCTCATCGGATTGGTTGGGCTACTTGGTACAGCTTGCTCGATCAGCGCATTAGTATTTGGACTTCGCTGATTACCCCCGGTCTTTTACTGATTTCGTTTCTGCAAGGTCATTGGGTCGCGGTTGGCATTATTTCGTCTTGGATTTGTTTTAGCCGCCCGTTGATGTTGCTACTGATTTTCTGGGGTCGCAGTTCTGAGCTACGTCCGATTCACTTCCCAATTTTGCTGCTGTCTCAGTGGGCTTCAGCCGTAGTCAAGGTGTGGACGCTAATGAATCTGGCTAAGCAGAATTGGTCGAACCGGGGAAATCAAAGTATTTCGGCAGAAGGCTCTGGTTTGGAAAGAGTCGCCAAGCTGAGCACTTCTCGATTCCTGCTGGGAGCTCAAGCTTTTAGTTTCATTATTTTCCTCTTATGGTTATCTGGCTCTATTAACCCCGTTTGGGATTTGGAAGGCTGGTGGCTTAACCGTCAAGTAGTAGCCCAGCAAATGCCGTTGGAAATTGTGGAAGCGATCGATCGCGGGATAATTCCTAACGACAATCAAGATGATTCTGCCGCTTTACAGGCGTTAATTGCTCGTTTGCCCCAATCCAGCCAGGTGCAGATTAATTTGCCAATCGGTGAAATCGATCTATTCAAGCCTGTAGAAATCAATCGGGGTGACATTAAGCTCAAGGGCCAAGGCATGTCGCGGACCATTTTGCAGGCTCATTTCGATCGCGAAGCTGGGGAAGCGGTGCTTTCTATTCAGCCGAAAGGAGAGGGCGATCGCAACACCAAATCTACAGCTCAGCCTGTATCTCACACCGCCAAAGCCGTTGTAGACAAGCTGAGAAATGTGGAGCTGAGTGGCTTCACGATGCGGCAGATTCTGCCTAAGTCTGCGGTTGTTTCTGAATACGCGATCGATAGTATTTACTTACGACAAGTTGAGCAAGCCACTGTGAGGAATTTACATCTGGAGCGGAGTGGCCGCAATCCCTTAGTCCTGAACTCAACTCAAGATGTAACGGTGGAATATGTGGCAGTGGATGGCAGTTTGAATCGGGGTGAGATTGTCATGCAGGATGCGGTCAATACCCAAACGAAAGGGGTGACTTTGCCGACTTCTTTGTCTTAG
- a CDS encoding DUF952 domain-containing protein encodes MPVIFHITSTPQWEQAQLEGIYQGDTLASEGFIHCSTLPQVVGVANRYFAGQTDLLLLCIVSEQVQAEIKYEALVGDEAYPHIYGPLNLDAVSQVLPWTAQPNGSFALPSAIAPS; translated from the coding sequence ATGCCAGTCATTTTCCACATCACCTCAACCCCTCAGTGGGAGCAAGCCCAACTTGAGGGAATCTACCAAGGCGATACCCTAGCCTCAGAAGGGTTTATCCACTGCTCCACACTTCCGCAAGTTGTAGGAGTGGCAAATCGCTACTTCGCAGGACAAACTGATTTACTGCTGCTCTGTATCGTTTCCGAACAAGTTCAAGCCGAGATTAAATACGAAGCGCTGGTTGGCGACGAAGCGTACCCCCACATTTACGGCCCTCTCAACTTAGATGCTGTCAGCCAAGTCTTACCCTGGACAGCGCAACCCAATGGCTCCTTTGCCTTACCCAGCGCGATCGCACCTTCTTGA
- a CDS encoding SMC family ATPase has translation MIPLQLSLKNFLSYREATLDFRGLHTACVCGPNGSGKSSLLEAIAWSLWGQSRASSEDDIIHLGAKEAQVDFTFQNHQQIYRVIRTRSRGQASSLEFQVAIAGLNGDSAAPMFRPLTERGMRATQQLILDHLKLDYETFVNSAYLRQGRADEFMLKRPSERKQILADLLKLDQYDELAEQSKDLSRQAKGQIELLERSLESIQEQLQQRETIAQEQAVLEADLAAMQATQTANQEQLQQLQAMQHQRRTWEQQLTWQQQQQRNLSQDYRRLQQDLASAQHQEQELVALLGQEEAIAAGYAQFQSLQVQEEEQSAKFQAHQSAQTQRQRLQQQQAQQIGEIKDQLRQVEAQLEALRQQEQDVQHTLSKAAEVETAMERLRQARARLTEMDQLQTQVAPLLQRQHQLQSQIDRAQDRLTARLEELRTTARQLQAQQARQPQLQQSVLEVAEQIDYLEKRQVYQQRVREKGLERRSFLERLQVHQRDYEAQLAELENKVQLLQQPNAACPLCDRPLDEHHWHLVQQKNQTEHQEIIDQLWVVREQLAVSDREIHVLRQEYRDLDRELAEHKSLLERRGQLQEQLQVSLEMQEKLQQVLSEQEKLQQALSAGDYATELQEELAALEQSLQQLNYDDRNHALAKGEAERWRWAEIKQAEIKQAQRRQANLAARQPELEAQIATLQQQLERQQTDSPLQQSLNDLDQAIAEIDYNLDHHNALRTQVRQAQAWQFRYQSLCQAQQQHPQVQQRIAELSELLEVRSQHLQQATTQLEQLIQQLEQMADPAEQIRSLEQQIQQQQAQLNGQLARLGRLQQQQQHLETLQVQAEAQQQQLQTARRQYRVYHELSQAFGKNGIQALMIENVLPQLEAETNQILARLSANQLHVQFVTQRAGRGKGTKASSRLIDTLDILIADIRGTRPYETYSGGEAFRVNFAIRLALAKLLAQRSGTALQMLIVDEGFGTQDSEGCDRLIAAINAIASDFSCILTVTHMPHFKEAFQARIEVHKTESGSQIHLSL, from the coding sequence ATGATTCCGCTGCAACTTAGCCTCAAAAACTTTCTCAGTTACCGTGAAGCGACTCTGGATTTTCGGGGTCTGCATACGGCTTGTGTCTGTGGTCCCAATGGGTCGGGGAAGTCGTCGCTATTGGAGGCGATCGCTTGGTCTCTGTGGGGGCAGAGCCGTGCTAGCTCTGAGGATGACATTATTCACTTGGGCGCGAAGGAAGCTCAGGTGGACTTTACGTTTCAGAATCATCAGCAGATCTATCGGGTGATTCGGACGCGATCGCGGGGGCAGGCGAGTTCTTTAGAGTTTCAGGTGGCGATCGCAGGGCTAAATGGTGATAGTGCCGCCCCGATGTTTCGGCCTTTAACGGAGCGGGGGATGCGGGCGACGCAGCAGTTGATCTTGGATCACCTGAAGCTGGACTATGAGACGTTTGTGAATTCTGCTTATTTGCGGCAGGGTCGAGCCGATGAGTTTATGCTGAAGCGGCCCAGTGAACGCAAGCAGATTTTGGCAGACTTGCTGAAGCTGGATCAGTATGATGAGTTGGCGGAGCAATCGAAGGATTTATCGCGGCAAGCTAAGGGGCAGATTGAGCTACTAGAGCGCAGTCTGGAGTCGATTCAGGAGCAGTTGCAGCAACGGGAGACGATCGCTCAGGAACAAGCGGTTCTGGAAGCAGATTTAGCGGCGATGCAGGCGACACAAACGGCGAACCAAGAGCAGTTGCAACAATTGCAAGCGATGCAACACCAGCGCCGTACTTGGGAACAACAACTGACTTGGCAGCAGCAACAACAACGCAACCTCAGTCAGGATTATCGGCGGCTCCAGCAAGATCTAGCCAGTGCTCAGCATCAGGAGCAGGAGTTGGTAGCGCTTCTAGGGCAAGAGGAGGCGATCGCAGCAGGTTACGCCCAGTTTCAAAGTTTGCAGGTGCAAGAGGAGGAGCAATCGGCTAAGTTTCAGGCGCATCAGTCGGCTCAGACTCAACGGCAACGGTTGCAGCAGCAGCAAGCGCAGCAGATTGGTGAAATTAAAGACCAATTGCGCCAAGTGGAAGCTCAGCTAGAGGCGTTGCGGCAACAAGAGCAAGATGTGCAGCATACCTTGAGTAAGGCGGCTGAGGTAGAAACTGCGATGGAGCGCCTACGGCAGGCTCGTGCAAGGCTGACAGAAATGGATCAGCTGCAAACTCAGGTGGCACCACTGCTCCAGCGCCAACACCAACTCCAAAGCCAGATCGATCGTGCTCAAGACCGCCTCACCGCTCGTTTGGAGGAGTTGCGAACCACAGCACGACAATTGCAAGCGCAGCAGGCTCGTCAACCGCAGTTGCAGCAGTCAGTTCTGGAAGTGGCGGAACAGATTGACTATCTAGAGAAACGGCAAGTTTACCAACAACGGGTACGGGAGAAGGGACTGGAACGGCGCAGTTTTCTGGAACGGTTGCAGGTGCATCAGCGCGACTACGAAGCGCAATTGGCAGAGCTAGAGAACAAAGTCCAACTGTTGCAGCAACCCAACGCGGCTTGCCCCCTCTGCGATCGCCCTTTAGATGAGCATCACTGGCATCTGGTACAGCAGAAAAACCAAACCGAGCATCAGGAAATTATTGATCAGCTTTGGGTGGTGCGGGAGCAGCTCGCCGTCTCAGACCGTGAGATTCATGTGCTACGTCAGGAATATCGCGACTTAGATCGAGAACTAGCGGAGCACAAGAGTTTGCTAGAGCGCCGGGGGCAACTGCAAGAGCAATTGCAGGTCAGTTTGGAAATGCAGGAAAAGCTGCAACAGGTGCTCTCGGAGCAGGAAAAGCTGCAACAAGCCCTTAGCGCCGGAGACTACGCCACGGAACTCCAGGAAGAATTAGCGGCATTGGAGCAGAGCCTACAGCAGCTCAACTACGACGATCGCAACCATGCTTTAGCTAAAGGAGAGGCAGAACGCTGGCGTTGGGCAGAAATCAAGCAAGCCGAGATTAAGCAAGCGCAACGTCGCCAAGCCAACTTAGCGGCTCGCCAACCAGAGCTAGAAGCCCAAATTGCGACCCTACAACAGCAATTAGAGCGACAGCAAACCGACTCACCACTACAGCAGTCGCTGAATGACCTCGACCAAGCGATCGCGGAAATTGATTACAACTTGGATCATCACAACGCTCTGCGGACTCAGGTGCGTCAAGCGCAAGCGTGGCAGTTTCGTTATCAATCACTGTGCCAAGCACAGCAGCAGCATCCCCAAGTGCAGCAACGCATTGCCGAATTGAGCGAATTGCTAGAAGTGCGATCGCAGCATCTCCAGCAAGCTACGACTCAACTAGAGCAACTAATTCAGCAACTAGAGCAAATGGCTGATCCGGCGGAGCAAATTCGCAGCCTGGAGCAACAGATTCAACAGCAGCAAGCTCAACTGAATGGTCAATTGGCTCGCTTGGGTCGCTTACAACAACAACAGCAGCACTTAGAAACGTTGCAAGTCCAGGCAGAAGCGCAACAGCAACAACTCCAGACCGCGCGACGGCAATATCGGGTTTATCACGAGCTATCTCAAGCCTTTGGCAAGAATGGCATTCAAGCGTTGATGATTGAGAATGTTTTGCCGCAATTGGAAGCAGAAACGAATCAGATTCTGGCTCGCCTCAGTGCCAATCAATTGCATGTGCAGTTTGTGACGCAGCGGGCAGGACGCGGTAAGGGCACCAAAGCTAGCTCCAGGCTAATCGATACTCTAGATATTTTGATTGCAGACATTCGGGGCACCCGTCCCTATGAAACCTATTCAGGGGGTGAAGCTTTCCGGGTTAACTTTGCTATTCGCCTTGCTTTGGCCAAACTCTTAGCGCAACGCTCTGGCACCGCTTTGCAGATGTTGATTGTGGATGAAGGCTTTGGGACTCAAGACAGTGAAGGTTGCGATCGCCTGATTGCCGCGATTAATGCGATCGCCTCTGACTTTTCCTGTATTTTGACCGTCACCCACATGCCCCACTTCAAAGAAGCCTTTCAAGCTCGGATTGAGGTGCATAAAACTGAGTCCGGTTCTCAGATACATTTGTCACTCTAA
- a CDS encoding CocE/NonD family hydrolase: MFSVRPKETASMLTRDRVRLDADVYYPDATGEFPVLLMRQPYGRAIASTVVYAHPTWYAAHGYIVVIQDVRGRGTSEGEFDLFAHEIEDGFDTVNWAAELPGNNGQVGMYGFSYQGMTQLYAAIARPSALKTLCPSMIGYDLYSDWAYENGAFCLQANLGWAIQLAAETARLRRDEAAFQKLYAAARNLPLHDPIPARPHILKDLAPDSFYHDWLEHPTPDDYWAKLSPKTYMQNQDIDLPMLHIGGWFDPYLRGTLHLYRDLAVRSQYPQHLVVGPWAHLPWGRKLGAIDYGPEANSPIDTLQIRWFDQFLKGIDTGLLNELPVRLFEMGSNEWSFFEQWPEGQPKAYFLASNGLANLDDQGGTLVETPPDAIAPDVFVHDPWRPVPALGGHASIPAGSCDRSTLDCRTDIVTYTSAPLTEDLHLVGQAIAKIYCTADQSSFDLYVVLSEVKPNGSAYNLTQGYIRVHPGQTTAPLTIPLQATCVQIAQGNALRLSISAACFPAYPVNPGTGAFPAETRLIDAQSITVAIASGSLTIISTQ; this comes from the coding sequence ATGTTTTCTGTTCGTCCCAAAGAAACCGCTTCAATGCTGACTCGCGATCGCGTCCGTTTGGATGCCGATGTTTACTATCCAGATGCAACGGGTGAGTTTCCGGTTTTATTGATGCGGCAACCGTATGGGCGGGCGATCGCTTCGACTGTGGTGTACGCTCATCCCACTTGGTATGCGGCCCACGGGTATATCGTGGTGATTCAAGATGTGCGGGGGCGCGGTACTTCTGAAGGTGAGTTTGATTTATTTGCCCACGAAATTGAGGATGGATTTGATACGGTCAATTGGGCAGCAGAATTACCTGGAAATAACGGCCAAGTTGGGATGTATGGCTTTTCGTATCAGGGGATGACTCAGCTCTATGCGGCGATCGCCCGTCCCTCTGCCTTGAAAACCCTGTGCCCTAGCATGATTGGCTACGACCTCTACAGCGATTGGGCTTATGAAAATGGAGCCTTCTGCTTGCAAGCGAATCTAGGCTGGGCGATTCAGCTAGCCGCCGAGACTGCCCGATTACGAAGAGATGAAGCAGCCTTTCAAAAGCTTTATGCGGCAGCTCGAAATTTACCTCTGCATGATCCGATTCCTGCTCGTCCCCATATCCTGAAAGACTTAGCGCCCGATTCTTTCTACCACGATTGGCTAGAGCACCCCACACCAGACGATTACTGGGCCAAGCTATCGCCTAAAACCTATATGCAAAATCAGGATATTGATTTGCCAATGTTGCATATTGGTGGCTGGTTTGACCCCTACTTGCGAGGAACGCTTCATCTCTATCGAGATTTAGCGGTTCGGAGTCAATATCCTCAGCATTTGGTGGTGGGGCCGTGGGCACATTTGCCTTGGGGTCGCAAGTTAGGCGCGATCGATTATGGCCCAGAAGCCAATAGCCCAATAGATACCTTACAAATCCGTTGGTTTGACCAATTCCTCAAAGGCATCGATACAGGCTTGCTGAACGAACTGCCTGTGCGCTTGTTTGAGATGGGCAGTAATGAGTGGAGCTTTTTTGAGCAGTGGCCCGAAGGTCAACCAAAAGCCTATTTTCTCGCCAGCAATGGTCTTGCGAATTTGGACGACCAAGGAGGCACTTTAGTAGAAACTCCGCCAGACGCGATCGCCCCTGATGTCTTTGTGCATGATCCGTGGCGACCTGTCCCTGCTTTAGGCGGCCACGCTTCTATTCCTGCGGGTTCGTGCGATCGCTCTACTTTGGATTGCCGTACCGATATCGTCACCTACACCTCTGCCCCGTTAACCGAAGATTTGCATTTGGTTGGGCAGGCGATCGCTAAAATCTACTGCACCGCTGACCAATCCAGTTTTGATCTTTATGTCGTGCTGTCGGAGGTCAAGCCGAACGGCAGTGCCTACAATCTGACCCAAGGTTACATCCGGGTGCATCCAGGCCAAACAACTGCTCCCCTCACGATTCCACTGCAAGCTACTTGTGTACAAATCGCCCAAGGCAATGCTCTCCGCCTTAGCATCAGTGCAGCTTGCTTCCCAGCCTACCCAGTCAATCCTGGTACAGGGGCTTTTCCTGCTGAAACCCGCCTGATTGATGCCCAGAGCATTACAGTGGCGATCGCGTCAGGTAGCCTCACCATCATCAGCACACAGTAA
- the tatC gene encoding twin-arginine translocase subunit TatC, with translation MTAPSELETASEQRLDLNSDPAASQDLSVAPKTSASEDETDYFDELPDEVEMSLFDHLEELRQRIFYSLIAAVVGIIGCFATVKPIVQLLEVPAQGVKFLQLAPGEYFFVSIKVAGYSGLLVASPFILYQIIQFVLPGLTRRERRFIGPIVLGSSGLFAAGLVFAYIALIPAALNFFISYGADVVEQLWSIDRYFEFVLLLMFSTGLAFQIPVIQLLLGLIGIVSSAQMLSGWRYVILGAAVLGAVLTPSTDPLTQSLLGGAVVGLYFSGIGCVKLLGR, from the coding sequence ATGACGGCTCCCTCAGAACTAGAGACTGCATCCGAGCAGCGTTTGGACCTTAATTCAGACCCCGCAGCCTCACAAGACCTGAGCGTTGCACCCAAAACCTCTGCTAGTGAAGATGAAACTGACTATTTCGATGAGTTACCCGATGAAGTCGAAATGTCTTTGTTCGATCACTTAGAAGAGTTGCGACAACGGATCTTCTACTCCTTAATTGCCGCAGTTGTCGGGATTATCGGTTGCTTCGCCACAGTCAAGCCCATCGTCCAGTTACTTGAAGTTCCTGCTCAAGGGGTCAAATTTCTTCAACTGGCTCCCGGTGAATACTTTTTTGTTTCCATTAAAGTTGCGGGTTACAGCGGGTTGCTAGTGGCCAGTCCCTTCATCCTCTACCAAATTATTCAGTTTGTTTTGCCCGGTTTGACAAGGCGCGAACGTCGATTCATTGGGCCGATTGTGCTTGGTTCGAGTGGCTTGTTTGCGGCAGGGCTTGTCTTTGCCTACATTGCCTTGATTCCTGCCGCCCTCAATTTCTTTATTAGCTATGGTGCAGATGTAGTTGAGCAACTGTGGTCGATCGATCGCTATTTTGAGTTTGTGCTGCTGTTGATGTTTAGCACTGGCTTGGCTTTTCAGATTCCTGTGATCCAATTGCTTCTGGGTTTAATAGGCATTGTTTCTTCAGCTCAGATGCTTTCGGGTTGGCGATATGTCATTCTAGGCGCTGCCGTTCTCGGTGCTGTGCTAACCCCCTCCACCGATCCGCTGACTCAGAGCCTCTTGGGGGGTGCAGTCGTGGGCCTTTACTTTAGTGGCATCGGTTGCGTAAAACTGCTCGGTCGTTAA
- a CDS encoding SDR family NAD(P)-dependent oxidoreductase, translated as MGSYTDVRDFQQVEDLVQKAIAHFGQIDVLINDASVYFSVPSKDQ; from the coding sequence ATTGGAAGTTACACGGATGTGCGTGATTTCCAGCAAGTGGAGGATTTGGTGCAGAAGGCGATCGCTCACTTTGGCCAGATTGATGTGCTGATCAACGATGCCAGCGTTTACTTTTCTGTTCCCTCTAAAGACCAATGA
- a CDS encoding cupin domain-containing protein, whose amino-acid sequence MNACVIPVAKTPSDYQAFRISPQDTNRLAIVFDPNIANTSVTMCVEIFDIGGKTPPNRHQFAVEMFFILKGEGLAHCDGKVVAIRTGDSILVPPTGTHAIENIGTGRLYALCIMVPNEDFAELIRSGTSVELDEEDLAVLQRSDVLVAR is encoded by the coding sequence ATGAATGCTTGTGTGATTCCGGTTGCTAAAACTCCCAGTGACTATCAAGCCTTTCGCATCAGTCCCCAGGATACTAATCGCTTGGCGATCGTGTTTGATCCCAATATTGCCAATACCTCTGTGACCATGTGTGTCGAGATTTTTGACATTGGTGGCAAAACTCCACCCAACCGTCATCAGTTTGCTGTAGAGATGTTTTTTATTTTGAAAGGGGAAGGGCTAGCCCACTGCGATGGCAAAGTCGTCGCGATTCGGACAGGAGACAGTATTTTGGTTCCGCCCACAGGTACCCATGCCATTGAAAACATAGGCACGGGTCGGCTGTACGCTCTTTGTATCATGGTACCTAACGAGGACTTTGCCGAGCTGATTCGCAGTGGTACCTCAGTGGAACTAGACGAGGAGGATTTGGCGGTTTTGCAGCGATCGGATGTGTTGGTAGCGCGTTAG